A genomic window from Pocillopora verrucosa isolate sample1 chromosome 7, ASM3666991v2, whole genome shotgun sequence includes:
- the LOC131770246 gene encoding trypsin-2, which yields MDYLKSKKCERAFPKAGFFLHKFLTLLVIVVYGFFVVDGCGVRMRSRIVGGYKAAPHSWPWQVMLMTPDLRKTFCGGTLLSEFWIITASHCLDYLIEKDVVVRVGAHHRTKPNKWVQDLQVRQIYQHPKYNDPVMFAYDVALLQLDRPAQLNSAVHPICLPDKNDQPGTDCTVTGWGRLGHFGLDPDYLMQVTVPIVPYSTCREIYPEEVHESMLCGGHLTGGKDACMGDSGGPYVCEHQNRIWKLEGIVSWGYGCEWEDNLGVYANVSHVREWIKSISRL from the exons ATGGATTATCTCAAAAGTAAAAAATGTGAAAGAGCTTTCCCGAAGGCGGGCTTCTTCCTTCACAAGTTTCTAACACTTTTAGTTATCGTCGTCTATGGATTCTTTGTTGTAG atGGCTGTGGTGTTCGCATGCGTTCTCGCATAGTCGGAGGCTACAAAGCTGCCCCTCATTCTTGGCCTTGGCAGGTCATGCTCATGACTCCTGATCTACGTAAGACCTTCTGCGGAGGAACGTTATTGAGTGAATTTTGGATCATCACGGCAAGCCACTGTTTGGACTATTTAATTGAAAAAGATGTTGTAGTTA GGGTCGGTGCACACCACCGAACCAAGCCGAATAAGTGGGTGCAAGACTTACAAGTGCGACAGATTTATCAACACCCGAAGTACAACGATCCCGTTATGTTCGCATATGACGTGGCCTTGCTCCAGCTGGATCGACCAGCCCAGTTGAACAGTGCAGTCCACCCAATCTGTTTACCTGACAAGAATGACCAGCCGGGTACAGATTGCACGGTGACCGGTTGGGGTCGCCTGGGTCATTTTGGTCTTGATCCAGACTACCTTATGCAG GTGACCGTTCCAATCGTGCCCTATTCTACCTGCCGAGAGATCTATCCAGAAGAGGTCCACGAAAGTATGCTCTGTGGAGGACATCTAACGGGCGGAAAAGATGCTTGTATGGGCGATAGCGGAGGACCATATGTTTGCGAGCACCAAAACCGCATTTGGAAACTAGAAGGAATCGTCAGCTGGGGTTACGGTTGTGAATGGGAGGACAACCTTGGAGTCTATGCCAATGTCTCTCACGTACGTGAGTGGATAAAAAGTATATCACGTTTATGA
- the LOC131770248 gene encoding adenosine receptor A3-like, which translates to MSGQNLTVSCSEGSLGNLHLQLTFLLVLNIFLAIVTILGNKLILVALHHESSLHPPSKLLLRGLATTDLCVGLISQPVCVAFWVSIVVKNWTICRYSRMLRFILGYLLGSVSLLTLTAISVDRLLALLLRLRYRQVVTLKRIYLILAVIWVISTFAAVISLWNNLITTWYGYIGISLCLVISSFSYSIIFWKLRQHQTQSHVQTNAETSPLNVTRYKRAVTSALWLQLALITCYLPYEITDIIYNLKDLTPSVFLAAQCGIILIYLNSALNPILYCWKIAEVRQAVKDTLRKWCC; encoded by the coding sequence ATGAGTGGGCAAAATCTGACAGTTTCATGTTCGGAAGGTTCACTGGGGAATTTACACCTGCAATTGACATTTCTGttggttttaaatattttcctcGCCATTGTAACCATCTTGGGGAACAAGCTGATTCTTGTTGCTTTACACCATGAgtcttcccttcatccgccgtcTAAACTCTTGCTTCGTGGTCTGGCCACCACTGATCTTTGCGTCGGACTAATCTCCCAGCCTGTTTGTGTTGCCTTTTGGGTCTCAATTGTAGTCAAAAACTGGACCATTTGTCGATACTCGAGAATGTTGCGTTTTATCCTGGGTTACCTTCTAGGTTCTGTGTCTTTGTTGACGTTGACTGCAATCAGTGTTGATCGACTACTCGCCTTGTTATTAAGGTTGCGATACAGACAGGTTGTAACCTTAAAGCGAATATACTTGATTTTAGCTGTCATTTGGGTAATTTCAACTTTCGCTGCGGTAATCTCACTTTGGAACAACCTTATCACAACATGGTATGGCTACATTGGAATATCACTGTGTTTAGTTATCTCATCGTTTTCGTACTCAATCATTTTCTGGAAACTCCGCCAACATCAAACTCAATCGCATGTACAGACAAATGCGGAGACAAGTCCACTGAACGTCACGCGATATAAAAGGGCAGTCACTAGTGCGTTGTGGCTGCAGTTGGCTTTAATAACTTGCTATCTACCATATGAAATTACCGATATTATATACAATCTGAAAGATCTCACCCCATCAGTTTTTCTCGCTGCTCAATGTGGGATCATTTTAATCTACTTAAATTCAGCACTGAATCCCATTCTTTATTGCTGGAAGATCGCTGAggtgagacaagcagtgaagGACACATTAAGAAAATGGTGCTGCTAA
- the LOC131770243 gene encoding histamine H2 receptor-like: MTPQIANTRTTPLFSPDSYYLQETVELNSTSYPYMLRITSCLADSMKTFLSVVNIFLAITAILGNTLILVALHHESSLHPPSKLLLRCLATTDLSVGLISQPLSVAFWISIVVRNWSFCRLFSILTFMASYLLGSVSLLTLTVISVERLLALMLGLRYRQVVTCRRVSVTLAFILIVSTVAAMISRWNALITTWYGYIGISLSLTTSTFSYSMIFWRLRQHGQTRLHVQTNQTSTLDIARYKKAVSSALWLQLALIACYLPFQITDIIYDPNNVKPSVFLAAQITFILVYLNSTLNPILYCWKIGEVREAVNDISRKWFCSS, translated from the exons ATGACGCCTCAGATTGCAAATACCAGAACAACACCGCTGTTCAGTCCAGACAGTTACTACTTGCAAGAAACTGTTGAGTTGAACTCCACAAGTTACCCTTATATGCTTCGTATAACATCATGTCTTGCTGACTCGATG AAGACTTTTCTATCGGTTGTGAACATTTTCCTCGCCATTACAGCCATTCTTGGGAACACGCTGATTCTTGTTGCTCTACATCACGAgtcttcccttcatccgccatccaaactcttgCTTCGTTGTCTGGCTACAACTGATCTGTCCGTTGGTCTTATCTCTCAGCCACTCTCTGTTGCTTTTTGGATCTCAATTGTGGTCAGAAACTGGAGTTTTTGCCGATTATTCAGTATTCTGACTTTCATGGCTAGTTACTTATTGGGTTCCGTTTCTTTGTTGACGCTGACAGTAATTAGCGTGGAAAGACTTCTCGCCCTAATGCTTGGGTTGCGATACAGACAAGTTGTAACGTGTAGGCGAGTTTCCGTGACTCTGGCTTTTATCTTGATAGTATCTACAGTGGCTGCAATGATCTCACGATGGAATGCCCTTATCACAACATGGTATGGCTACATTGGTATATCACTGAGTTTAACGACCTCAACTTTTTCCTACTCAATGATTTTCTGGAGGCTCCGCCAACACGGCCAAACTCGACTACATGTACAGACAAATCAGACGAGTACACTTGATATTGCCCGATACAAAAAGGCTGTCTCGAGTGCATTGTGGCTGCAGTTGGCATTAATAGCTTGCTATCTGCCATTTCAAATTACAGATATTATTTATGATCCGAATAATGTTAAACCATCAGTCTTTCTCGCTGCTCAAATCACGTTCATTTTAGTTTACCTTAATTCAACATTAAATCCcattctttactgctggaagattgGAGAAGTAAGAGAAGCTGTGAACGACATATCAAGGAAATGGTTTTGTTCATCATAG
- the LOC131770249 gene encoding uncharacterized protein isoform X1 — protein MITECVRREVSCEYCRGSFIVENKQGLVQQVESLTGQAVLVDKTTNQTNDETNKIGATNDKSEEGNTMKQGFKPESINDIEVGMKVLFSSLGKLRGTVKYVGPVCGLGLVVGIVLDPGEEEPVWLGYRECNGTYEGKRYFSCAPGRGCFTTFDNVLKCYR, from the exons ATGATAACGGAATGTGTCCGGAGGGAAGTTAGTTGTGAATATTGTCGAGGATCATTTATCGTGGAAAACAAGCAG GGTCTGGTGCAGCAGGTAGAAAGCCTGACAGGCCAAGCTGTGCTGGTGGACAAAACAACCAACCAAACCAATGACGAGACAAACAAGATAGGGGCAACTAATGACAAGAGtgaagagg GTAATACTATGAAACAGGGCTTCAAGCCTGAATCAATCAATGATATTGAAGTTGGTATGAAGGTATTGTTTAGTTCGCTTGGGAAACTTCGAGGAACAGTCAAGTACGTTGGACCTGTATGTGGACTAGGTTTGGTCGTCGGCATAGTGTTAGATCCAGGTGAAG aaGAACCGGTTTGGTTAGGTTACCGTGAGTGCAACGGAACGTATGAGGGAAAAAGATACTTTAGCTG TGCACCTGGTAGAGGCTGCTTCACCACGTTTGATAACGTTCTTAAGTGTTACAGATGA
- the LOC131770249 gene encoding uncharacterized protein isoform X2, with amino-acid sequence MITECVRREVSCEYCRGSFIVENKQGLVQQVESLTGQAVLVDKTTNQTNDETNKIGATNDKSEEGNTMKQGFKPESINDIEVGMKVLFSSLGKLRGTVKYVGPVCGLGLVVGIVLDPEEPVWLGYRECNGTYEGKRYFSCAPGRGCFTTFDNVLKCYR; translated from the exons ATGATAACGGAATGTGTCCGGAGGGAAGTTAGTTGTGAATATTGTCGAGGATCATTTATCGTGGAAAACAAGCAG GGTCTGGTGCAGCAGGTAGAAAGCCTGACAGGCCAAGCTGTGCTGGTGGACAAAACAACCAACCAAACCAATGACGAGACAAACAAGATAGGGGCAACTAATGACAAGAGtgaagagg GTAATACTATGAAACAGGGCTTCAAGCCTGAATCAATCAATGATATTGAAGTTGGTATGAAGGTATTGTTTAGTTCGCTTGGGAAACTTCGAGGAACAGTCAAGTACGTTGGACCTGTATGTGGACTAGGTTTGGTCGTCGGCATAGTGTTAGATCCAG aaGAACCGGTTTGGTTAGGTTACCGTGAGTGCAACGGAACGTATGAGGGAAAAAGATACTTTAGCTG TGCACCTGGTAGAGGCTGCTTCACCACGTTTGATAACGTTCTTAAGTGTTACAGATGA
- the LOC131770249 gene encoding uncharacterized protein isoform X3, translating into MQGLVQQVESLTGQAVLVDKTTNQTNDETNKIGATNDKSEEGNTMKQGFKPESINDIEVGMKVLFSSLGKLRGTVKYVGPVCGLGLVVGIVLDPGEEEPVWLGYRECNGTYEGKRYFSCAPGRGCFTTFDNVLKCYR; encoded by the exons ATGCAGGGTCTGGTGCAGCAGGTAGAAAGCCTGACAGGCCAAGCTGTGCTGGTGGACAAAACAACCAACCAAACCAATGACGAGACAAACAAGATAGGGGCAACTAATGACAAGAGtgaagagg GTAATACTATGAAACAGGGCTTCAAGCCTGAATCAATCAATGATATTGAAGTTGGTATGAAGGTATTGTTTAGTTCGCTTGGGAAACTTCGAGGAACAGTCAAGTACGTTGGACCTGTATGTGGACTAGGTTTGGTCGTCGGCATAGTGTTAGATCCAGGTGAAG aaGAACCGGTTTGGTTAGGTTACCGTGAGTGCAACGGAACGTATGAGGGAAAAAGATACTTTAGCTG TGCACCTGGTAGAGGCTGCTTCACCACGTTTGATAACGTTCTTAAGTGTTACAGATGA
- the LOC131770250 gene encoding melanocortin receptor 4-like has protein sequence MKIYRNMSEDGKEETYGRLFCSQELTTGIHGYLIFLSVFNFLLAICSSLGNILILIALHKETSLHPPSKLFLRSLATTDLLVGVISEPLTITYWISAVRKRWDECYITFFTSIIVGYLLCGISLLTLTAISVDRLLALSLKLRYKQIVTLNRARAIVLVFWIFCIVCSVMHAHNSRITTWYTHITILVCFLTSVSSYTTIFWKLHRHETQVRGNIIQPERSNISSSGPLNISQYRKGVFSVMCLQLAVAVCYFPHGITTALWTYSGQSSATIVLRQFTVTLVYVNSTLNPLLYCWKIREVRQSVKEIIRETLCCPQVTRLEP, from the coding sequence ATGAAGATTTACCGGAACATGTCTGAAGATGGCAAGGAGGAAACTTACGGGCGGTTGTTTTGCTCTCAGGAATTAACTACAGGAATACACGGCTATTTGATATTTCTTTCGGTGTTCAATTTCTTGCTGGCCATCTGTTCATCTCTGGGTAATATTCTGATCCTGATTGCCCTTCATAAAGAGACATCTCTTCACCCGCCGTCCAAACTGTTTCTCCGATCCCTGGCTACAACTGATCTCCTCGTTGGTGTCATTTCTGAGCCTCTAACCATCACGTACTGGATTTCAGCGGTGAGAAAACGATGGGATGAATGTTATATAACATTTTTCACCAGTATCATTGTGGGATATCTCCTCTGTGGCATTTCTTTGTTAACACTGACTgcaataagcgtggacagacttcttgctCTGTCATTGAAGCTGAGATATAAACAAATTGTGACGCTGAACAGGGCACGAGCAATCGTTCTTGTATTCTGGATATTTTGCATTGTGTGCTCCGTGATGCATGCGCATAATTCTCGTATAACAACATGGTACACCCACATAACAATACTTGTTTGTTTCCTAACCTCAGTTTCGTCTTACACGACGATTTTTTGGAAACTCCACCGCCATGAAACTCAGGTACGTGGCAACATTATCCAACCTGAGCGATCAAACATCTCAAGTTCAGGGCCACTGAACATTTCTCAATATAGGAAGGGAGTGTTCAGTGTAATGTGCCTGCAGTTAGCAGTTGCTGTTTGTTATTTTCCACATGGTATAACTACAGCTTTGTGGACCTATAGTGGACAGTCGTCGGCTACTATTGTACTCAGACAATTTACAGTAACTCTAGTTTACGTAAATTCAACACTAAACCCGTtgctttactgctggaagatcagaGAAGTGAGGCAATCAGTTAAAGAAATAATCAGAGAAACACTTTGCTGCCCACAAGTTACAAGGCTGGAGCCTTGA